GTGTAAGCCAATCACTgccatacctggcagagcattacACGATCTTATGAggaacacatctggtgtgtacaaggaagctctgtagccagtccttATCTGATAGAGAAAAACACAATTGTCTTCCTAATAGTTTATGAAGTGTGATACACAGCTCTCTTGCTACATGAGAGAAATATAGCCAAGCCAAccctactataaagtgggtgcacaactggttggaaaacagtaaTCAGCAACTAACTATCAATGATTCACAAGCAAGGTTCTGGCCTAGGTTGgctctattcaatatcttcatgaatgatttggataatgacaCAGGGAGTGCACTTATCAAATTTGTGGACACCacgctgggagggattgcaagtgttctgaaggacaggattagagttcaaaatgatcttgacaaactggagaaatgttcttAATTATAGGATGCAATTCAATCagcacaaatgcaaagtgctccacttaggaaggaataaccaattgcataaatacaaaatgggaaatgagtgcctaggaaggagaactgcagaaaaggatctgggggttacagtggatcacaaactgaatgagagtcaacaatgtaatacagttgcaaaaaaatcaaagatcattttgggatgtattagcaggagttttgtaagcaagacatgagaagtaattcttccagtctactcagcactgataaggcctcagctggagtattgtgtcaagttctgggcagcacatttcaggacagatgtggacaaatttgaaaaaaatccaaaggagagcaacaaaaatgattaaaagtccaGAAAAGATTACCTGTgcagaaagactgaaaaaactgagtttgtttagtctggagaagagaagacaggaggatcgggaggggcggggggtagggaggatagggtgaccagatgtcctgattttatagggacggtcctgacCTTCTATTATTCTTTGattaggaaaacaaaaaaacaaaacaaaaatcagtataaaaataatttatgcaTTGGGTAAGGGCCAAGACAGACCCCTCCCCTTCTGGCAGACTCCTCCCTAGGGTCAGTTTTTGCACCCAGAAGAGTTACACCCCAGAAATGGCTACAAAAGATTTCTCAGCTGGCCTAAGCACTCAGGGGTTAATGATGCCTGCTGAAGGCAGGTGTGCATTGGGAGGGAtgtctccccgccccccaccccttgtGTCCACAGCTGTGCAGTCATCAGGTTTGTTTCAGTTGACAATATAATTGTGAAGGATATTCAGTTTGAACTGCAATCCACAAGGGGAGACACTGATGTGTGGGACTTGGGCATCACTATTCCTGCCTGATTAGATCTGTCAAAACAGATCAGACAGAGCTGTGCCTTGGAATCTGCTCTCCAGCTTCACATTTAGCGGCAGGCGCCTgatgagaggagaaaagaaaatcttGCCCTGCCATTTCAgggtctctttctttctcccaccatcATTTCCCCCCGGCCTCCCCTCTTTAAATACCTATTCCAATTCAAGGAGTTACGGCCTCACTGCTGATGCAGGCTCTGAGTCTGTCAGCGCCAAGGGGACGGGAAAGGACTGTGCAGAATAAAATGCGAATTCTTTGAAAGGTACTAGAGAAATAAATATGAAATCCATTGTCAGCGTTTAGAAGGCAGCAGGAGGAACCTGCCCAATGCTAAAAGGGCATTTGCAGCAGCGGAAAATACTTAACCATTTTACTAAGATATGGAGGGAATACAAAGGAGAAAAGAAGCGTTCCTGAGGAATAAAACTAAAGGCACTTTGCAATGAATAGAGAAGAACAACTGAAAGCTGCATCACCTGTGCAAAAGGACAGTTCTTCTTGATATGGCCAGCAGCTCTCATGAAACCGAGTACCACAGACATGTGAGGCTCAGGCTGGAAATTCTGAGAAAGCCCTTAGCAAGCCAAGGGGGATCAGCAGAGCTTGGAGGGTAAAATCATTATAAAGGGAAACATCCTCTGCCTTTCCCAGACACTCATTATACTATTACACTGGAATCCTAAAATCATAGAAAGATAcggctggaagggacattgagaggtcaTCACGTTCaaccccctgcgctgaggcagcaCCAAGTAAACTTAGAGCATTCCTGAGAGATGTTTGTCTAAACCgttcttaaaaaaaacatgcactaaattccacaacctcccctggaagCCTATTCCTGAGCAAACGattcttacagttagaaagtttttccctaatgtctaacctaaatctccctcgcCGCAGATTAAGctgatcacttcttgtcctatgttcagtggagctggagaacaattgatcacagtcctcttcacaaaagtccttaacatatttgaaggctgttacCTGGTCcctccttcagtcttcttttctcaagacaaagcaatgcccagttttttaacctttcctcataagtcagggttttaaaacctttttaatcatttttcttgctctcctctggaatctctccaatttgtccacacctttcctaaagtgtggtgccccaaactggacacactGCTCCTGCTGAGGCTTCATTactgctgagtagagtggaacagttacctcctatgtcttacatacGTCACTCTTggtaatacactccagaatgatattagcctttttccacaACTGCATCACCTTGTTGGCTCAGGCTCAATTTGTGATTCTCTATAACCCCCTGTCCGTTCCCTTTTTTAAGTTCTACTGCCTACCCACTTATTCGCCAATTTGTAATTGTGCGTTTGGTTTTTCAtctaagtgtagtattttgcactGTCTTTACTGCATTCCATACTGTTGATTTGTGACCAAATCTCCAATTTATAAAGGTCATTTTTGCAtcctaatcctgtcctccaaagttctaGCAACTCATTCCAGctgggtgtcatctgcaaattttataaacgtGTTTTCCACTCTaccatccaagtcattaataaaaatattgacgaTTACTGGACCCAGAAGTGATCCCTCCAGCACCTCACTAAATATGTCCTtacagtttgacagcaaaccattgataaatTACATTTTGGGGTACATCTTTCAACCGGTTGTACACCCACTTTACAGTAAGTTCATCTAGATCATATTTCCCTAATTTATGATAATGTCATGTGGGaccgtgtcaaaagctttactaataTCAACATACAGATATACTACTTCCCCCTTACCCACTAGGTCAGTAATCTTGtcgaaggaaattagattggtttgcaATATTCATTtgtgacaaatccatgctggctattatTTCTTACCACACTATCCTGTAGGTACttacaaattgtttaataatttcttccattatttttctgggtatcaaagttaggctgactggtctataatttcccaggtccttcttgtttccctttttaatgatGGATCCTATGTTTgatcttctccagtcctctgggaccttctcaaagatcattgctaatggttctgagattgatTCAGCTTGTTCTTTAAGTGCCCTATGGTGAATTTCATCGTGCCATGCTGACATGattacatctaatttatctaaatattctttaacctgttccttCCAAAGTCCAAGTTGTGTTCCTTCCCTCCtcttattaatagaaaatgtgtCAAGCATCTGATCACAATTAACCTTTgcaaggaagcagcagcaaaatggGCATTAAACACGTCATAGTTTTTGATACAGAGACCTAGTTaaagccaatgggggtggcaagCACCCCTTCAGATTCAATGGGAAAGCAATGAAGTCCCTTTATGTGGAAGAGGCAGCTGCAAGCAATAGAGGGAACACCCAAAGCACAGGGCAGGTCACACCAAGGACGGAGGGGTTCATTGACTGGAAGCCCTGTGGCTATGATATTGGTTTGACAGCCTGTGTGTGTTAGAGGGAGAAAAAGGCTGGAGGAGTAGTCACTTGCAGGACCCAGGGAGTcataaggccagaaaggacaaaccaaccatctagtctgacatcctgtgtaTCACAAGCCAGCAACGCCAACGAGCACCAGCACACGGAACCCAACAgctgaaattagaccaaaaaAAGAGGTAGCTCAGGGTGGTCAGCccgtggctctggagccacatgcggctcttcagaagttagtatgcggctccttgtacaggcccCGACTCCGGGCCTGGAGCTACAGGCGTGAAGTTTCCAATATGCCGGGGGGTGCTCGCTGCtcaccccctggctctgccacacgccctgcccccactccatcccttcccaccccctcccctgagcctgcctgttcccttgctcctcccctctccccctcccagcccctccacaccacaaaacagctgattgggagggagggggaggcactgatcagtgaGGCTGCaggtggctgggagcagagcggagagctgatggggggctgatgACGTATCACTGCGGCTCTTTGGCAATggacattggtaaattctggctccttctcaggctcaagttggccacccgAGGTAGAAGGTCAGAATTACTTGGACACAGAGCTCGCTGGGGTGGCAGACTAGGAGGTTTCTGAGCAAGGGGAACTCCTTGCTCCTTGATTTCTACTGTATTCAGGGGCTGTGTGTACACTTTGTTGTGAATAAACAAGACTACTCCAAAAAATGTACGGGGCTCATATCGCCGATTTCTCATCCTAAAGGGACCAACCCTGCAAGACCCCAAATAACAGCTCTGGCCAAAGGGGCAGCAGTACTGTACTGAAGCCATGCACCTTAGGGGAGTCCCCCTCAATCTCAAATTCACTGTCACTGCAGGAGCAACACACACCTCTATCTAGGGATAGGTGCACTCTAAGCAACGACCATGACCTTCAAGCTGCAGGAAGTTCTCCACCTGGGggagggagcgtgggggagaagggtgctggcaggggtgtgtgtctgggtgcaggggtgaggttcagtggggaggagggttgagtatgggaggtccagatgcataGGGGTTGGGTGAACaggggggagcagctccccatacaggcTTGTGActgtggttgtggtgttttcccaaattaatgcccgGCTCCTTTTACCTTCTAATAAAAGTTTTCTGTTGTTATatacagactcagtgcttgtgaatgGAGAAGtattagaggcacccaggggtggtggtaatttttcccagattactgggtggggcttgagccagttctgtTTGTATAGTTAAGACGAACCCCTCGATATTGAATCCGGCCCTAGTACATTATGAATGAGGCCTCCACTTGTTCCGTTAAGGACGAACATCAGCAGTCTTTTCCTAAACTCACTGTGAATTGTTTTGAGTGGCTTTATCAGTACTGTTATTCACAGGATTTTGACTGTGCATTACAATGCAAGAGCCTTGAAACTCTCAAGAACATgcacaaacaaaacagaacactcaaggacaaacaaaacaaaacacaaaaaccaaacaaccccACATTCTCCAGGAGATTTTTTGCTGAGCACCCGGAGCAAACCCTATAGGAACAGGGCAGAAGATGCACAAGGCTGGAGATTGAAAAACACATCGAGGCATCTCCAGGCCTCCCCAGGTGGTGCTTTCAGATTAATGGTTTCTATCACGCCCTCTCCCATCACATTGCAAGGTACCACTTAACGAATAACAATCTCCTACTTCCAGAGCTGATAAATATCATCCCCCTTTGACAGAGAAACCAGGGCACAAggcagcaaagtgacttgcctgaggcaCTGGAGAAAAAGGCACCTAGATCACTTGGCCTGTCAACTTCTTGGAGCAGTGATGGTCTGTATGGGGCGCCTAGTACAACAGGGTTGTGTGTGATTTGATTTCACCATGTCTGGTCGCAGTAAGGGTGGTAaaggcttggggaaggggggtgccAAGCACCATTGTAAAGTGCTTCGGGATAACATCCAAGGTATTACCAAGCCAGCGATTCGTCGCTTGGCTCGATGCGGGGTAGTGAAGCATATTTTGGACTTGATCTACGAAGAGACCCGGGGAGTGCTGAAGGTGTTCTTGGAGAACATGATCCGCGATGCTGTCACTTACAGTCTTTCGCTTGGCATGTTCAGTGTAACGGCTGTGGATGTGGTTTATGCCTTGAAGCGCCAGGGTCGTACTCTCTATGGTTTTGGCGGCTAAAAGGGTcactaaagtcaacaggacaacagggtcctggtccatgactggggctctccTAGGCActgctgcaatgcaaataataaataataatcatactaACGAGGCCTTGAACCCAGGACTCGTGATGCTCTAACCCCAAAACAACACTGCCTGTTGCACAGCGCAAACCATTCTTCACCAGCGATGCATATAAACATCAGGCTACCCAAGCACTTCTGGGGTCCGCTCACCCTACCAAAGAGAGCATGTTTGGAGATCAGGTGATAAGCACCAGGCTACCAGGTTGTACTGCTGCTCTGATCCGATTCTTGGCTATGCAGACAGGACCTACCCATGGTATAATCACAATCCCCTAATGAGATAGTGTTAAAGATGTCAGCAGGCCCTGAAATGGCCAAGGACATGACGCTTTAGCAGACAACTGACAGCAGCAAACAttcaagaggaaggatggttctgaggttaaggcactagactgggactcaggagacctagattcaTTTCCTGGCTGGGCCACCTGCTCCCTTCGACCATGTAAAAATCTCTCTTATGCCTTGGTTCCATAGCTGAAAAACTGGGATAATAATCCTCTTTTGCTCCCACTCGATACCTCTTTAGATTGTGAACTCTCCAAAGCAACGACTGGCTCTCATCTGTATGTACAGCGCCTAACACAACAGAAACttgatctcagccagggcctcTAGGTGATACCCACTGCAGGTTTTGAACCAGAGACAGCGTTTCTGTTCTCCCTTCCTACCGCCCTCACACATGTCCACCTGCAGTGCCGGGACATGGTGCGGGACACAGGTGCACTGATCGGTACTGGGCAGCTTTATTTCAGGGGCTATCGTTTAGTTgatctgttttttaaatcattcatcCCCTCCATCTTAATTCTGGTAGTGGCTGAAAATCCCTAATAAAAGATTTAAGGACTCTCCCTCTAGCTGCAGGGGGTGATTCCCTTGATGGAATCCAGGACTTTGATGTCTTGTCTCGATTCCTTCCCGCTAAGAAAGCTTCGCTCCTGTTTATTACCACCTCACAGGTAAGACATTCTTGTCGAGTTTTGTAGCATTTAGATGCTCGGTCAGCATTAATAATTCAACTAGCCTCCACAGCTTGGGCCAATCACGCGGCGTGCAAGTCTGTTCCTTTTATCAATACAGCTGCCTCTGATGCAGCAGaacttggctggggcagggaaagcTGCATCAGGCCCAGCTAGCATTTCCGGCCTGACATGTGCCTGAAGGCAGAGGAAAATATCACAGGTGCCAACTGCATTGTTCAAAGAATATCCACACTTTTATGGCCCTTATATTTCATTCTCTACTGCCAGAATGGAGAAACATGCTGGGGTTTTGTATTCATAATTGGGGAAGAACAGATGGCAGTGGCACCTTTGGAAGTAACACGTCCATTAAAATAATCTACACTGCTCATAATTCTCCTGCTTTAGAGAAGGCGAGCGGAGCCTGCCTTCGTCAGAGCTCCTGTTCCTGACCCTGCCGCTTGCCATGCTgcaatgtggggtggggggtgcagttTTCTGCAGCTCTCGAGGCAACGAGGGGGTTGGCTGATTCTCTTTCGAAATAGGCCTTTGCGCTACATGTGACAGAAAAGAACTGAGGTAGGATGTGATCTGTTGTCCTGCAGGGCTGTCCCTTTCGGCTAGCTAGCTATATTAGGTACTtatctggcttcaacttccataGGATCTATGTGACTCACACCCTTTAATGcacttatcctcacaacacccttgtgaggtagggcagtgctattattttccattgcagatggggaactgaggcatggggaagctgagagccagatttttaaaggctccAAAATATGCTGATcagcacctagtgggattttcaaatggagttaggtacctatcatcatcttcatcatggAAAATTCCCACAGGAGATGGCTTCCTAGCAGATCAAGTGCCACCTGGCTGGATCTCTGGCTAGATCCTGAAGGCCGTCTTGCTGGATCAGCGCTGGAGTCATGCTGGAACGCTCCAGAATGCCGTTCTGGCACTTTTTTAGGAGCATTCTGATATTTCTGATCATTGTAAAGTAAACCACTCCACGAGTCGTTCCGTGCGTCCTGTCCGTCAGACTGTGCATGCTGGCATCTTTTTCTGGGACTCTAACACTGGGCTGGATATTAATTTTAtgtccatcattggcaatttggTGCTCACTGAACCTTTGGGTGCCCATGAGACCACAGGCCACGTAGCAGCATTCCTTGGTAAACATGCTTCAGAATTCATTGGTCTTCCATTCTAATGACATGCTCACACCAAGAAAGTCGCTGAACCCCGCTTGGTGTCTATCTCCATCTTCAGATgcttaaataactttaaaaatctggcccacgGTTACACAGGATGTCTGcagtagagcagggaattgagctCACATCTGGTGCCTCACCACtcgcccatccttcctctcttaagAAGAAAGGAAGCCAATCTGCCAAGAAGCCAAGGGTTATTGGCCGCAAAGACCAGAGGAaacaatttgcaaacattttccgTACAAAGAGTGTTGGGTGGTATTTTCAGAAGAACCTAAATGACTTAGAAgcataagtcccactgaaagtaaATAGTAGGGGGGACACCTGAGCCACTttggctcttctgaaaatcccatccccACTATTTTCCATTTCTTGTTGAAATTTCCTAACCAGCTCCAGTGAACACACACGTTAGAGAAGGAATGTCCCTTTGAAGTCTgacctttcatagaatcatagactatcagggctggaagggacctcaggaggtcatctagtccaactccctgctcaaagcaggaccaattcccaactaaatcatcccagccagcgctttgtcaagcctggccttaaaaactcctaaggaaggagattccaccacttccctaggtaacccattccagtgcttcaccaccctctgtgatggggcaaggccagatggctacagtaaagtactgagaaacaggtatgttagccccaggctaaacaaatccctaggacgctggtaccaaatggcagttgctccaggttaatcaaggcacctggagccaattaagatctttctagaaggcagtagagatagctactttaattagaacacctgcagccaatcaaggcaggctaatcagggcacctggctttaaaaaggagttcactccagtcaggcagggaggagccagaggagaaggagcatgtgtgaggagctgggagcaagaaggcaaggaggtgagagtgagagagtatactgctggaggattgaggaggacaagcgttatcagacaccaggaggaaggtcctgtggtaaggatGAAGAAGgcgtttggaggaggccatggggaagtagcccagggaattgtagctgtcatgcagctgttacaagaagcactatagacagctgcaatccacagggccctgggctggaacccggaatagagggtgggcccgggttccccccaaacctcccaactcctgatcagacacacgagaggttgacccagactgtggggaagatcactgaggtgagcaaatctgccaaataagcacaggacccaccaaggtagaggaggaactttgtcacacctcctagtgaaaaagtttttcctaatatccaacctaaacctcccccacagcaacttgagaccattactccttgttatgtcatctggtaccactgagaacagtctagatccatcctctttggaacccccgttcaagtagtgaaagcagctatcaaatcccccctcattcttctcttctgcagcctaaacaattctagttccctcagcctcttatAGAAATTCCTTGCTGACATGGATACAAGGGAAGCCCTCAATTCTATGACCAACATGCCCAGCACAGGTGGGGATTGTAAGGAAATCATCTGGTAGCTTCCCTGAAGAGGAACACGCTCCAATAGCATTTGCCACCTCTTCAGATGCAAAAGTACACAACATCTTAAGGGCAGTGAAGCACTGGGAATGGTGAGAGACCCAAAGAATGCTTGTGTGACACGCTCCATGGCTGACAAACAAGCATCAAACTGGGGCCAGCTACAGGTTCAAGgctctgcagctgggggccaTAACAACTTGTATCTTCTGTGCATCGGCACAGAGGTGCACTCACCAGTGTGAAATACTTGCAGTTGTACACAGCTTTGGGACTCTAATCATGCCAGATTTCAAGCTACGCAGAGTCAGTGAGTCCGTGCTTGCATGGCAGACCACCACCAAAAATCCAAAGGGTGGCTGGTGAATGGCTCTTGCCCCCATTAGTCATGGGTGTTGGATCGAACACCAAAGCATGATGTttggggtgctgtgctgctggaggtacCATATTTCACATGAGATGTAAAACCAAAGGAGTGGCAGGTTTGCAATCATTAAATGCCATATGGTGCTCCTTGCAAAAATAAGGATGTTCAGCCCATGTCCTGGCCAAACCCCAGTTATCTGGACAGTTCTGTTCTACCCTCTTAAATTCTCTCTGCAATATTAATTGGATGCAAGATTCTTCTTAGCTTCCTGCTGTAAGCTTATATACTGTTGCTGTACACTATTAAACAGTGGCTactttccaccccagaggtggctgtattacTGTGATGGGTATAGTGATGCCTGGATATGTAAAGTCCTCTAGAAGCCCATTCACAACAAAAGGGAATATATGAATGTGACATCATATCATCACTGGGACACTATCCTGGCATAGAACCTTGTCCAAGAAGCCCGTTGCCTCCCCCATGGTGGAAATAATCCACGAGGGTCTGCAAATAGGAGAGATGGAATCCTATGGCAAATAGTAACTCTGTTATTCCACTTTCCTGGAAGAAGAGGAGGATTGAAGGCCACTATGATCCACTGCTGAGGAGGACTGTGATGTTAGGAGCAGCTTGCTCTAGGGGGCAATCTTCAGGGACAGGCACTAGCTGCAATAGTGAGCAGAGGAACCTTGGTGGGGAATGGGCTGTTTAGCACAGAGCTGGACAGAACAGAAGAAGGGGGAAGGACAGCTGGAGCAGAAGTCAAGGATTATTTTGCTATAAGGGGAGTGGCAACAACCCCTGTGTTAAGGTTGCCTGAGCCTTTCTGTTCACAGCACTGAACAGCCTTTCATAAGATAATGGGCCATTTACAATCATCCCACAAGCCAGACAttatcatccctgttttacagatggggaaacagaagccCAGCAAATCAGGGGCCgcactgggaatagaatccaaggTTCCTGATACCCCGTTCCCCTGCTCTACctactagaccacactgcttccATGAACACCATCCCCCGGACTGCAGTGAACTTGTTGGTCTGAAACCTCCCTGTTCAGCTCAAAATCTTTGCCCTGATCATATGGGCAAGCTCCTCCCCAAAGCTGCACccactttcctccccctcccctctgccccgaACATACTGGCGCCAGCAGGACATTACCTTGACAGCTGGCTTTGCTTTATGGAGCTGTAAATACTTTTTTAATAGAATGGAAGCATGAGAGATGTGTTCCAGATTCTGCAGCATCC
This genomic window from Chelonoidis abingdonii isolate Lonesome George chromosome 24, CheloAbing_2.0, whole genome shotgun sequence contains:
- the LOC116835119 gene encoding histone H4-like translates to MSGRSKGGKGLGKGGAKHHCKVLRDNIQGITKPAIRRLARCGVVKHILDLIYEETRGVLKVFLENMIRDAVTYSLSLGMFSVTAVDVVYALKRQGRTLYGFGG